Proteins from one Niallia circulans genomic window:
- a CDS encoding DNA alkylation repair protein, whose product MSTPYACPNCRTNRSRFNIIQQVPQSVKLDPQTGDIVEEYTAENLSPFHMGYKGPDYRIQCAACGLVDEERTFAKFGEMK is encoded by the coding sequence ATGAGTACACCGTATGCTTGTCCGAACTGCAGAACAAATCGGAGTCGCTTTAATATTATTCAGCAAGTGCCTCAATCAGTAAAATTAGACCCACAGACTGGGGATATAGTAGAAGAATACACAGCAGAAAATCTTTCTCCCTTTCATATGGGATATAAGGGACCTGACTATCGTATCCAATGTGCTGCTTGTGGTTTAGTTGATGAAGAACGGACTTTCGCCAAATTTGGAGAGATGAAATAA